One window of Fundidesulfovibrio putealis DSM 16056 genomic DNA carries:
- the nuoI gene encoding NADH-quinone oxidoreductase subunit NuoI, with translation MDERKGIAASAVEGTRGILEPFWVTLRQLFRKPITEEYPEFKRTLPERARGRIVLTRSPDGEERCVACQLCSAVCPVSCISMQSAVREDGRRYAEWFRINFGRCIFCGLCEEACPTLAIQLTNDFEMSADAPMQLVHEKDALTVDHGGRHPDYDFYRHAGVAVGREPGSHEDEDAPVNPKSNFP, from the coding sequence ATGGACGAACGCAAAGGCATTGCGGCCAGTGCCGTGGAGGGAACACGCGGCATCCTGGAGCCGTTCTGGGTGACCCTCAGGCAACTGTTCCGCAAACCCATCACCGAAGAGTATCCCGAGTTCAAACGGACTCTGCCCGAGCGCGCACGCGGGCGCATCGTACTGACCCGCAGCCCCGACGGCGAGGAGCGCTGCGTAGCCTGCCAGCTGTGCTCGGCGGTGTGCCCGGTGAGCTGCATCTCCATGCAGTCCGCCGTGCGCGAGGACGGCAGACGCTACGCAGAGTGGTTCCGCATCAACTTCGGGCGCTGCATCTTCTGCGGCCTGTGCGAGGAAGCCTGCCCCACCCTGGCCATCCAGCTCACCAACGACTTCGAGATGAGCGCCGACGCCCCCATGCAGCTGGTCCACGAAAAGGACGCCCTCACCGTGGACCACGGCGGCAGGCACCCTGACTACGATTTCTACCGCCACGCGGGCGTGGCGGTCGGGCGCGAACCCGGCTCCCACGAGGACGAGGACGCACCGGTGAACCCCAAGAGCAACTTCCCATGA
- a CDS encoding NADH-quinone oxidoreductase subunit J family protein → MSLTQALFYLLAGVIILSTGMAVSRRQPVHAVVYLVVSFFATAVLFALLGAPLVAVLQIMIPAGAVMVLFLFIIILLGREAPKPRDDSAMRWALPAILAIITVAAGLMLIASPQHQAMPLAMAKASARELGTYLYRHYWPAVEAVSVLFFVALAGAMFLVRDFKPSPDGAPDNDPDGGNEETKP, encoded by the coding sequence ATGAGCCTGACCCAAGCGCTCTTCTACCTGCTGGCGGGCGTGATCATCCTGTCCACCGGCATGGCCGTCAGCCGCAGGCAGCCGGTGCACGCCGTGGTGTATCTGGTGGTGTCCTTCTTCGCCACGGCGGTGCTGTTCGCGCTGCTGGGCGCGCCGCTGGTGGCGGTGTTGCAGATCATGATCCCCGCCGGGGCCGTCATGGTGCTGTTCCTGTTCATCATCATACTGCTCGGGCGCGAAGCCCCAAAACCGCGCGACGATTCGGCCATGCGCTGGGCCTTGCCCGCGATCCTGGCCATCATCACCGTGGCTGCGGGGCTCATGCTCATCGCCTCGCCCCAGCATCAGGCCATGCCCCTGGCAATGGCCAAGGCCTCGGCCCGCGAGCTGGGCACGTACCTGTACCGGCACTACTGGCCCGCCGTGGAGGCCGTCTCCGTGCTGTTCTTTGTCGCACTCGCCGGAGCCATGTTCCTGGTGCGCGATTTCAAGCCCAGTCCCGACGGCGCCCCCGACAACGACCCCGACGGTGGCAATGAGGAGACCAAGCCGTGA
- the nuoK gene encoding NADH-quinone oxidoreductase subunit NuoK, whose product MTAPLEHILALALVLFALGAFCALARRNLIMILLGVEVMLNACSIALVGASLKWQAPDGQAFTLILMALGAAEAAVGLALFVHARKRTGTLDAASYSSMKG is encoded by the coding sequence GTGACCGCCCCCCTGGAACACATCCTGGCCCTGGCCCTGGTTCTCTTCGCTTTGGGCGCGTTCTGCGCCCTGGCCCGGCGAAACCTGATCATGATTCTACTTGGCGTTGAGGTCATGCTGAACGCATGCAGCATCGCCCTGGTGGGCGCGTCTCTCAAGTGGCAGGCCCCGGACGGGCAGGCCTTCACCCTCATCCTCATGGCCCTGGGCGCAGCGGAAGCAGCTGTGGGCCTTGCCCTCTTCGTCCACGCGCGCAAGCGCACCGGCACCCTGGACGCCGCAAGCTACTCCAGCATGAAGGGTTAG
- the nuoL gene encoding NADH-quinone oxidoreductase subunit L: MKILAFLILAPPLFGGLTLALTGRNLPRRTCEVLASLTILASFVAAVTAWFTFPGGREVLSLARWFSAGPVTASMDVLLDPLALTMAVMVTFVSFIIHVHSIWYMRGEEGYVRFFCYLNLFVFSMLVIVLADNLLFLFLGWEGVGFCSYALIGHWYHEEFRGKAGQKAFILTRIGDVAFVAAMAVLVSTLGTLSIAQIDAQSVTLSAGMALALSLLFLFAAAGKSAQLPLLVWLPDAMAGPTPVSALIHAATMVTAGVYLLMRLFPVVAVSPDAMLMVAMVGGLTAFMGCLAALGQRDIKRILAWSTISQVGYMLLALGAGDVTGSMFHLLCHAFFKSLLFLGAGCIIQVLHEEQDILNMGGFLRKARPEIFWLFLIGALDLASLPPTAGFFSKGRVLEAVLAQPGMAYQGLFILAACGAVLTSFYTFRLVFLAFWGDPVKPLHHEPAQLPTGMARVLWPLAVLALGAGIINLPGTWDVSGWLAKTLDGIPGVVQPPHGEHGGTAELIDLAAGFGGLALAWFFYAPKRRPDPQILVAREDGMLGVFRSGLGLDALYNAVFARPYRALSGVLWKGVDAGLIDGAVMGSGRMFAYASELVRPLATGRISLYLIMLAAGLAALLAALAAGIK; this comes from the coding sequence GTGAAAATACTCGCTTTCCTCATCCTCGCGCCGCCGCTTTTCGGCGGCCTGACCCTGGCACTGACCGGGCGCAACCTCCCCCGGCGCACCTGCGAGGTGCTGGCCAGCCTGACCATCCTGGCATCCTTCGTAGCCGCCGTGACCGCATGGTTCACGTTTCCGGGAGGGCGTGAAGTGCTGTCCCTGGCCCGCTGGTTCTCCGCCGGGCCGGTCACGGCCTCCATGGACGTGCTGCTCGATCCGCTGGCGCTCACCATGGCCGTGATGGTCACCTTCGTGTCCTTCATCATCCACGTGCATTCCATATGGTACATGCGCGGCGAGGAAGGCTACGTCCGCTTCTTCTGTTATCTCAACCTGTTCGTGTTCAGCATGCTTGTCATCGTGCTGGCGGACAACCTGCTCTTTCTCTTCCTGGGCTGGGAGGGCGTGGGGTTCTGCTCGTATGCGCTGATCGGCCACTGGTACCACGAGGAATTCCGGGGCAAGGCCGGGCAGAAGGCCTTCATCCTGACGCGCATCGGCGACGTGGCCTTCGTGGCCGCCATGGCCGTGCTGGTGTCCACGCTGGGAACGTTGTCCATCGCCCAGATCGACGCCCAGTCCGTGACGCTCTCGGCCGGGATGGCCCTGGCCTTGAGCCTGCTGTTCCTGTTCGCCGCGGCGGGCAAATCCGCGCAGTTGCCGCTGCTGGTCTGGCTGCCCGACGCCATGGCCGGGCCGACGCCGGTCTCGGCGCTGATCCACGCGGCAACCATGGTCACGGCTGGCGTGTACCTGCTCATGCGTCTGTTCCCGGTGGTGGCCGTCTCGCCCGACGCCATGCTCATGGTGGCCATGGTGGGCGGGCTGACCGCCTTCATGGGCTGTCTGGCGGCACTCGGCCAGCGCGACATCAAGCGCATCCTGGCGTGGTCCACCATAAGCCAGGTGGGCTACATGCTGCTGGCCCTGGGCGCTGGCGACGTGACAGGCTCCATGTTCCACCTTCTCTGCCACGCCTTCTTCAAGTCCCTGCTGTTCTTGGGCGCCGGGTGCATCATCCAGGTGCTGCACGAGGAGCAGGACATCCTGAACATGGGCGGATTCCTGCGCAAGGCGCGCCCGGAGATCTTCTGGCTGTTCCTCATCGGCGCGCTCGATCTGGCCTCGCTTCCGCCCACTGCCGGATTCTTCAGCAAGGGCCGGGTGCTGGAAGCTGTGCTGGCCCAGCCCGGCATGGCCTACCAGGGCCTGTTCATCCTGGCCGCCTGCGGCGCGGTGCTGACCTCCTTCTACACCTTCCGGCTGGTGTTCCTGGCCTTCTGGGGCGACCCCGTGAAGCCCCTGCACCACGAACCGGCCCAGCTGCCCACGGGGATGGCGCGGGTGCTCTGGCCCCTGGCCGTGCTGGCCCTGGGCGCAGGGATCATCAACCTGCCCGGCACCTGGGACGTCAGCGGCTGGCTGGCCAAAACGCTTGATGGCATTCCCGGCGTGGTCCAGCCCCCGCACGGAGAACACGGCGGCACAGCGGAGCTCATCGATCTGGCCGCCGGGTTCGGTGGTCTGGCCCTGGCCTGGTTCTTCTACGCGCCCAAGCGACGCCCGGACCCGCAGATCCTCGTCGCCCGCGAGGACGGCATGCTGGGCGTATTCCGCAGCGGCCTGGGCCTGGACGCCCTGTACAACGCCGTGTTCGCGCGGCCCTACCGGGCGCTCTCCGGCGTTCTCTGGAAAGGCGTGGACGCGGGCCTGATCGACGGTGCCGTCATGGGCAGCGGCCGAATGTTCGCCTACGCCTCCGAGCTTGTGCGCCCCCTGGCCACGGGAAGGATATCGCTCTACCTCATCATGCTCGCCGCCGGACTGGCGGCGCTGCTGGCGGCGCTGGCCGCCGGCATCAAATGA
- a CDS encoding complex I subunit 4 family protein encodes MNDFPLLTAVTFLPLAGALGALALGKSPDACRRFSLIAALAHLAFTAWGMSRALPLTEDLAWIPALGARYTLEMDAVSGILSLMTSFLTVIAVLVSWKEIEEKVGAYYALIFGVSTTALGVFLARDLLLFLVFWEAQLVPMFFIIGIWGHEDRKRAAFKFFLFSIAGGLFMLLAAIWLYLAHGGATGNYTFSLAALMASPVAPGAQVWLLAAFLLAFAIKTPIVPLHTWLPDAHTQAPTAGSLLLAGVLLKTGSYALARWAIPLFPQAFAEYWWVLAALGSGGLVYASWVAFAQTDAKRLVAYSSVGHMGLVVLGLAVWKTASLEGAVLLMVNHALTTGALFIMVGMLGERAGTREMAKFGGLWKTMPTFSGFFLLFAMASAGLPGLGNFVSEMLILLGSYQSAPVPAALAFAGLVLTLAYVLRLLQQMLFGESRTGNVYHDLTPRESLILTPLAACVVVLGVAPWSVLDLISIPLKALLA; translated from the coding sequence ATGAACGACTTTCCCTTGCTGACCGCCGTCACCTTCCTGCCACTGGCAGGAGCGCTGGGCGCGCTGGCGTTAGGCAAAAGCCCGGACGCCTGCCGACGCTTCAGCCTGATCGCCGCCCTGGCCCATCTGGCTTTCACGGCCTGGGGCATGAGCCGGGCGCTGCCGCTGACGGAAGACCTGGCCTGGATTCCGGCACTTGGCGCGCGCTACACCCTGGAGATGGACGCGGTCAGCGGCATCCTCTCGCTCATGACCTCGTTCCTCACCGTGATAGCCGTGCTGGTTTCCTGGAAGGAGATCGAAGAGAAAGTCGGCGCGTACTACGCCCTGATATTTGGCGTCTCCACCACGGCGCTGGGCGTGTTCCTGGCCCGCGACCTGCTCCTCTTCCTGGTGTTCTGGGAGGCGCAGCTGGTGCCCATGTTCTTCATCATAGGCATCTGGGGCCACGAGGACCGCAAGCGCGCGGCCTTCAAGTTCTTCCTGTTTTCCATCGCAGGCGGGCTGTTCATGCTGCTGGCCGCCATCTGGCTGTATCTGGCCCACGGCGGCGCGACCGGCAACTATACCTTCTCGCTCGCGGCGCTCATGGCCTCTCCGGTGGCTCCCGGCGCGCAGGTCTGGCTGCTGGCGGCGTTCCTGCTGGCTTTTGCCATCAAGACCCCCATCGTGCCGCTGCACACCTGGCTCCCTGACGCCCACACCCAGGCCCCCACGGCGGGCAGCCTGCTCCTGGCCGGGGTGCTCCTGAAGACCGGCTCGTACGCCCTGGCCCGCTGGGCCATTCCGCTCTTTCCCCAGGCCTTTGCCGAATACTGGTGGGTCCTGGCCGCGCTCGGTTCGGGCGGGCTGGTCTACGCATCCTGGGTGGCTTTCGCCCAGACCGACGCCAAGCGGCTGGTGGCCTATTCGTCAGTGGGGCACATGGGCCTTGTGGTGCTGGGCTTGGCCGTGTGGAAGACCGCCAGCCTGGAGGGGGCGGTGCTGCTCATGGTGAACCACGCCCTGACCACGGGCGCGCTGTTCATCATGGTTGGCATGCTCGGCGAGCGCGCCGGAACCCGCGAGATGGCCAAGTTTGGCGGCCTGTGGAAGACCATGCCCACCTTCAGCGGTTTCTTCCTGCTGTTCGCCATGGCCTCGGCGGGTTTGCCGGGCCTTGGAAACTTCGTGAGCGAGATGCTCATCCTGCTGGGCTCCTACCAGAGCGCCCCCGTGCCTGCCGCCCTGGCCTTCGCGGGGCTTGTGCTGACCCTGGCCTACGTGCTTCGCCTGTTGCAGCAGATGCTGTTTGGCGAGAGCCGCACCGGAAACGTCTATCACGACCTCACCCCCAGGGAATCGCTCATCCTGACCCCGCTGGCTGCGTGCGTGGTGGTTCTGGGCGTCGCGCCCTGGTCGGTGCTGGACCTCATCAGTATCCCGCTCAAGGCCCTGCTGGCCTGA
- a CDS encoding NADH-quinone oxidoreductase subunit N, with translation MNWQISSYLPMLILCAGALAVFVCGAISPARGLLFRSIALVSSAAACVSALGLVPDATQSLVDAGPYARFFTVLLCALTFLCILFAGEYARRRGFERDEFHALVLLAGLGMVLLAVSTDWVMFSIALEILSLALYVLIASRRDKSQPLEAAIKYFVLGAVASAMVFMGIAFLYAGSGSLDMGASLRVSASQGTTLLGLGFILIGLGFKLSLAPMHLWTPDVYQGAPAPVAAFLSGGAKVAVFAALLRIALGGSAAWDAVLPALWVVAALSMIGGTLGALTQKRVKRMMAYSSVTHVGFLVLALLSVKTAGPGPAMFAAAALGIMDVAVFGCLGLLSPRGEDADLMESLSGLGLSNPGVGAVLAASLLTLGGLPPTVGFVSKLVIFKASLGAGYLWLSVIGIGAAIVSVFYILRVLAAIYAPAAEGQAARPLPENPGFTGWVAVTLSAILMIGLGVLPAPVMDAAACTARVIMVGAGAP, from the coding sequence ATGAACTGGCAAATCTCCAGCTATCTCCCCATGTTGATCCTGTGCGCGGGAGCCCTGGCGGTGTTCGTATGCGGGGCCATATCGCCCGCGCGCGGCCTGCTGTTCCGCTCCATCGCCCTGGTGTCGTCCGCAGCCGCCTGCGTCTCGGCGCTGGGTCTGGTCCCGGACGCCACCCAGAGTCTGGTGGACGCAGGTCCCTACGCCCGGTTCTTCACCGTGCTGCTGTGCGCCCTGACCTTCCTGTGCATCCTGTTCGCAGGCGAGTACGCCCGCAGGCGCGGGTTCGAGCGCGACGAATTCCACGCCCTGGTGCTGCTGGCGGGGCTCGGCATGGTGCTCCTGGCCGTGTCCACCGACTGGGTGATGTTTTCCATCGCCCTGGAGATTTTGTCCCTGGCCCTGTACGTGCTCATCGCCTCGCGGCGCGACAAGTCCCAGCCCCTGGAAGCCGCCATCAAGTATTTCGTGCTGGGTGCGGTGGCCAGCGCCATGGTCTTCATGGGCATCGCCTTTCTGTACGCGGGATCGGGCAGCCTGGACATGGGTGCCAGCCTGAGGGTCAGCGCGTCTCAGGGGACCACGCTTCTGGGCCTGGGCTTCATTCTGATCGGCCTTGGGTTCAAGCTGTCCCTGGCCCCCATGCACCTCTGGACCCCGGATGTGTACCAGGGCGCTCCGGCACCAGTGGCGGCGTTTCTTTCCGGCGGGGCGAAAGTCGCGGTGTTCGCGGCGCTCTTGCGTATTGCGCTTGGCGGGTCGGCCGCCTGGGACGCGGTCCTGCCTGCGCTGTGGGTGGTGGCCGCTCTGTCCATGATCGGCGGGACGCTCGGAGCCCTGACGCAGAAGCGCGTCAAGCGCATGATGGCCTATTCGTCGGTCACGCATGTGGGCTTTCTGGTGCTGGCGCTTCTGTCCGTGAAGACGGCAGGCCCCGGTCCGGCCATGTTTGCTGCGGCTGCCCTTGGCATCATGGACGTGGCCGTGTTCGGCTGCCTGGGGCTCCTGTCCCCGCGCGGCGAGGACGCAGACCTGATGGAGAGCCTGTCGGGGCTTGGCCTCTCAAACCCAGGCGTGGGAGCAGTTCTGGCGGCGAGCCTCCTGACCCTGGGCGGCCTGCCCCCCACGGTGGGCTTCGTGAGCAAGCTGGTGATCTTCAAGGCGTCGCTCGGTGCCGGATACCTCTGGCTGTCTGTTATCGGCATCGGCGCGGCCATCGTGAGCGTCTTCTACATCCTGCGGGTGCTGGCCGCGATATACGCTCCGGCGGCAGAGGGGCAGGCGGCCCGGCCACTGCCGGAAAACCCCGGTTTCACCGGATGGGTGGCCGTGACGCTGTCGGCAATCCTCATGATCGGGCTTGGCGTGCTGCCCGCGCCAGTGATGGACGCGGCGGCCTGCACCGCTCGGGTTATCATGGTGGGAGCGGGAGCGCCGTAG
- a CDS encoding DUF1499 domain-containing protein: protein MQLSPCPSSPNCVTSVPGNAGKDRVLPPLRFTRDPENAFTGLKWVAENMPGAAFVSREGPLMRFTFTSSLFGFVDDVEFLLIPEEKLIHFRSASRVGYWDLGANRTRMETVSARFQAMMAGHSS from the coding sequence ATGCAACTCTCTCCCTGCCCGTCTTCCCCCAACTGTGTGACCAGCGTGCCTGGCAACGCCGGAAAAGACCGCGTTCTGCCTCCGTTACGCTTCACCCGCGATCCCGAGAACGCTTTCACCGGCCTCAAATGGGTGGCGGAGAACATGCCGGGCGCGGCTTTCGTCTCCCGCGAGGGGCCGCTTATGCGTTTTACCTTCACCAGCAGTTTGTTCGGTTTTGTGGACGATGTTGAATTTCTGCTGATACCGGAAGAAAAGCTGATTCATTTTCGCTCGGCGTCACGGGTTGGATACTGGGACCTGGGCGCAAACCGTACCCGCATGGAGACCGTGAGCGCCAGATTTCAGGCCATGATGGCTGGTCATTCATCGTAG